The following coding sequences lie in one Isoptericola variabilis 225 genomic window:
- a CDS encoding DinB family protein, whose translation MVRFGADDDLRGAEIVGADMSGARLRFTRLDDLDVRQSSLPRAVMRGVDLTGADVDGEIGGMVLNGVEVAPLVEAELDRRWPGRELRAARHVAGQRASYRAVQERWRRTFERVDGMPAGTRDVSVDGEWSFAQTVRHLVMATDAWLRHGVLGIDDGFHPVGLPFSEWDDRAAELGLDVRSTPSWDDVLAARADRVAQVEAFYARATDETLAAPARRLPPWEPADRTLPVWRCLAVVLTEEWEHLRFAVRDLDALASGRPEPSTEAPT comes from the coding sequence ATGGTCCGCTTCGGTGCAGACGACGACCTGCGGGGCGCCGAGATCGTCGGGGCCGACATGTCCGGCGCCCGCCTGCGCTTCACCCGGCTCGACGACCTCGACGTCCGCCAGTCGTCGCTGCCGCGCGCGGTCATGCGCGGGGTCGACCTGACGGGCGCCGACGTCGACGGCGAGATCGGCGGCATGGTGCTCAACGGGGTCGAGGTGGCACCGCTCGTCGAGGCCGAGCTCGACCGCCGGTGGCCGGGGCGCGAGCTGCGCGCCGCGCGCCACGTCGCCGGGCAGCGGGCGTCGTACCGCGCGGTCCAGGAGCGCTGGCGGAGGACGTTCGAGCGGGTCGACGGCATGCCCGCCGGCACGCGGGACGTGTCCGTCGACGGCGAGTGGTCGTTCGCGCAGACCGTGCGGCACCTCGTGATGGCGACGGACGCCTGGTTGCGACACGGCGTCCTGGGGATCGACGACGGGTTCCACCCGGTGGGCCTGCCCTTCTCGGAGTGGGACGACCGCGCGGCCGAGCTCGGCCTCGACGTCCGGTCCACGCCGTCGTGGGACGACGTGCTCGCGGCCCGTGCCGACCGTGTCGCCCAGGTCGAGGCCTTCTACGCCCGCGCGACCGACGAGACGCTCGCCGCACCGGCACGCCGGCTGCCGCCGTGGGAGCCGGCGGACCGGACGCTGCCGGTCTGGCGGTGCCTCGCGGTGGTGCTCACCGAGGAGTGGGAGCACCTGCGGTTCGCCGTGCGCGACCTCGACGCGCTCGCGTCCGGCCGCCCCGAACCGTCCACGGAGGCGCCCACGTAG
- the ychF gene encoding redox-regulated ATPase YchF translates to MALTIGIVGLPNVGKSTLFNALTRNQVLAANYPFATIEPNVGVVPLPDPRLEKLAEIFGSERILPATVSFVDIAGIVKGASEGEGLGNKFLANIREADAICQVTRVFDDPDVVRVEGSSDAEGDIETISTELILADLQTLEKALPRMEKEVKIKKGDAALLEAAKTAQKILEAGTTLYQGAAAAGLDLADVASLQLLTAKPFIYVFNTDDAGLADEAMQARLRELVAPADAVFLDAKFEAELVELEPDEAKEMLAETGQDEAGLDKLARVGFHTLGLQTYLTAGPKESRAWTIRRGWTAPQAAGVIHTDFERGFIKAEVISFDDLVEAGSVAAARAAGKARVEGKDYVMQDGDVVEFRFNV, encoded by the coding sequence GTGGCTCTCACTATCGGCATCGTCGGCCTGCCCAACGTCGGCAAGTCCACCCTCTTCAACGCGCTGACCCGCAACCAGGTTCTCGCGGCGAACTACCCGTTCGCCACGATCGAGCCCAACGTGGGGGTGGTGCCGCTGCCGGACCCGCGGCTCGAGAAGCTCGCCGAGATCTTCGGCAGCGAGCGGATCCTGCCCGCGACCGTGTCGTTCGTCGACATCGCCGGCATCGTCAAGGGTGCGTCCGAGGGCGAGGGCCTGGGCAACAAGTTCCTCGCGAACATCCGTGAGGCCGACGCAATCTGCCAGGTGACGCGCGTCTTCGACGACCCCGACGTCGTGCGCGTCGAGGGCTCGTCCGACGCCGAGGGCGACATCGAGACGATCTCGACCGAGCTCATCCTCGCCGACCTCCAGACCCTCGAGAAGGCGCTGCCGAGGATGGAGAAGGAGGTCAAGATCAAGAAGGGCGACGCGGCCCTGCTCGAGGCCGCGAAGACCGCCCAGAAGATCCTCGAGGCCGGCACCACGCTCTACCAGGGCGCTGCCGCCGCGGGCCTCGACCTCGCCGACGTCGCGTCGCTGCAGCTGCTGACCGCGAAGCCGTTCATCTACGTCTTCAACACCGACGACGCCGGTCTCGCCGACGAGGCGATGCAGGCACGCCTGCGCGAGCTCGTCGCCCCGGCCGACGCCGTCTTCCTCGACGCCAAGTTCGAGGCCGAGCTCGTCGAGCTCGAGCCCGACGAGGCCAAGGAGATGCTCGCCGAGACCGGCCAGGACGAGGCCGGCCTGGACAAGCTCGCGCGCGTCGGGTTCCACACCCTCGGGCTGCAGACGTACCTCACCGCCGGGCCCAAGGAGTCGCGCGCCTGGACGATCCGCCGGGGCTGGACCGCCCCGCAGGCCGCCGGCGTCATCCACACCGACTTCGAGCGCGGCTTCATCAAGGCCGAGGTCATCTCGTTCGACGACCTCGTCGAGGCCGGTTCCGTCGCGGCCGCGCGTGCGGCGGGCAAGGCGCGCGTCGAGGGCAAGGACTACGTCATGCAGGACGGCGACGTCGTGGAGTTCCGCTTCAACGTGTGA
- a CDS encoding GNAT family N-acetyltransferase, with protein MTDAAALLAAYDAQLRGEVETHGADQVERLGPLWLVTYPGGSGYVTYRDLGGADAADVRRLVAAALDRLAADPAVTEVEWKTRAHDRAPGLHEALVYHGFAPEDPESIMIGPAEALAVDVPLPDGVTLRRVTDEADVRAMAAMSDEVFGDPPSDRHAEQVLLRQRLYPDMELWVAEAGGRIVSAGRLEPVAGTEFAGIWGGSTLPEWRGRGIYRALTAERARSALRLGKRYLQSDSTEFSRPILERSGLVKVSTTTPYVWHRAT; from the coding sequence ATGACGGATGCTGCCGCGCTGCTCGCGGCCTACGACGCCCAGCTCCGCGGTGAGGTCGAGACCCACGGCGCGGACCAGGTCGAGCGCCTCGGGCCGCTCTGGCTCGTGACGTACCCGGGCGGCAGCGGCTACGTCACCTACCGTGACCTCGGTGGCGCGGACGCGGCCGACGTCCGGCGGCTCGTGGCCGCGGCGCTCGACCGCCTCGCGGCCGACCCGGCCGTGACCGAGGTCGAGTGGAAGACGCGCGCCCACGACCGCGCGCCGGGCCTGCACGAGGCGCTGGTGTACCACGGCTTCGCGCCCGAGGACCCCGAGTCGATCATGATCGGCCCGGCGGAGGCGCTCGCCGTCGACGTCCCGCTGCCCGACGGCGTGACCCTGCGCCGCGTCACCGACGAGGCGGACGTGCGCGCCATGGCAGCCATGAGCGACGAGGTGTTCGGCGACCCGCCGTCCGACCGGCACGCCGAGCAGGTGCTGCTGCGGCAGCGGCTCTACCCCGACATGGAGCTGTGGGTCGCCGAGGCCGGCGGCCGGATCGTCAGCGCCGGTCGGCTCGAGCCGGTCGCGGGCACCGAGTTCGCCGGCATCTGGGGTGGCTCGACGCTGCCCGAGTGGCGAGGGCGCGGCATCTACCGGGCCCTGACCGCCGAGCGCGCCCGCTCCGCGCTGCGCCTCGGCAAGCGGTACCTCCAGAGCGACTCGACCGAGTTCTCGCGCCCGATCCTCGAGCGGTCGGGCCTCGTGAAGGTGTCCACCACGACGCCGTACGTCTGGCACCGGGCGACGTAG
- a CDS encoding class I SAM-dependent methyltransferase — protein MGLTDEQRAAWYDAENTWAADDDFFLALANERPRRRILDLGCGTGRLTTALVAAGHQVTGVDPDAGALEAAARKPHGEKVGWLVGTSSVLLQDAAFDLALMTGHVAQAIVGAEEWAATLADLHRVLVPGGVLAFDSRDPDARAWERWNPRDSRGETVLADGTRVESWYEVTRVADGIVTFVDHGVFPDGTHEVTTAQLAFRSQQRLRDDLARAGFDVERVHGGWHGEPVGQGVGELVVVARR, from the coding sequence ATGGGCCTGACCGACGAGCAGCGCGCCGCCTGGTACGACGCCGAGAACACCTGGGCTGCGGACGACGACTTCTTCCTCGCGCTCGCGAACGAGCGACCGCGTCGTCGGATCCTCGACCTGGGCTGCGGCACGGGCCGCCTCACGACGGCGCTCGTGGCGGCGGGGCACCAGGTCACCGGCGTCGACCCGGACGCGGGAGCGCTCGAGGCGGCCGCGCGCAAGCCGCACGGCGAGAAGGTCGGGTGGCTCGTCGGCACGTCGTCGGTGCTGCTGCAGGACGCCGCGTTCGACCTCGCGCTCATGACGGGGCACGTGGCGCAGGCGATCGTCGGGGCGGAGGAGTGGGCCGCGACGCTCGCGGACCTGCACCGGGTGCTCGTGCCGGGCGGGGTGCTCGCCTTCGACTCGCGCGACCCCGACGCCCGCGCCTGGGAGCGCTGGAACCCGCGGGACTCGCGCGGCGAGACGGTCCTGGCCGACGGCACGCGCGTCGAGAGCTGGTACGAGGTCACGCGCGTCGCGGACGGCATCGTCACGTTCGTCGACCACGGCGTCTTCCCGGACGGCACGCACGAGGTCACGACGGCGCAGCTCGCCTTCCGCTCGCAGCAGCGGCTGCGCGACGACCTCGCGCGGGCGGGGTTCGACGTCGAGCGCGTCCACGGCGGCTGGCACGGCGAGCCCGTGGGACAGGGCGTCGGCGAGCTCGTCGTGGTGGCGCGCCGGTGA